The Pirellulales bacterium nucleotide sequence GGATCCCAGAGGAGCGTTTGGCCGCGGGCAGTGCCGGTTGAGACAAAAAATAGAGCCGCGACCAACAACATTCCGCAAAGGTAACTGCGGATATTTGTCGGCAGTATCACCCACCGGCCGCTGACCGTCTGCCCCATGGCGCACTCCCTGACCTAAAACAAACTGTCAGAAAAAGAGAAGCACGTCCACATTACGTCCGATCGAGCGGCGCAGCAGCTAACCGTCTCGCTCGGTAACCGTATGGACCTGACAATTTAATCGTCGGTCGGAAGCGATACAACTATTGCCCCGCGAAATGTCGACAAAATTTTTATGTGACGATCGGGCCAATCCGGAACGTAACCGGTCGCGGCCGTGCGGCATTGGTTGCAGAAAAGCCGTTCTATGCGGCGCCGTCTCAGCCCAGCAGCAATTGCAAATCCTCGGCGGTGAGGTTGCGGAGCGGGCTGTTGTCGGCCGAGATGATGGCGTCCGCCAGATCGCGTTTCTTGTTCTGCAATTGCACGATCTTTTCTTCGACCGTGTCGCGGGCGATCAGGCGATAGGCGAACACATTCCGCTCTTGGCCGATGCGGTGCGCCCGATCGACTGCCTGCGCTTCGACGGCGGGATTCCACCAGGGATCGAGAATGAACACGTAGTCGGCAGCCGTCAGGTTCAGGCCTTGTCCGCCGGCCTTGAGGCTGATCAGAAACAACGGGCAATCGGGATCGGTTTGAAAACGTTCGACCCGTTCTTGCCGCTTGGCGGTTTTGCCGTCGAGATATTCATAGACGATCTTGCGGGCGTCCAGTTGCCGGCGGACGATTGCCAACAGGCTCGTGAACTGCGAAAAGACGAGCGCTTTGTGCCCCTCGGCAATCACTTCCGAGAGGCGCTCGAGCAGCGTGTCGAGCTTCGAGCTTCCGGCGGTCGCCAGTTTCTTATCGAGCAATCCCGGATGACAGGCCGCCTGGCGCAGGCGCAGTAGCGCTTCGAGCACGTGGATCTTCGACTTGTTGACGCCGACTTGCTTGACGCGTTCGAGCAGCGATTGGCGGTAATGGTCGCGGAGCTCGTCGTACATTTTGCGCTCGGGGCCGTCTAGCTCGCAGAGTAGGGTCTGTTCGGTTTTCGCGGGCAATTCGCTGAGAACTTGCTGCTTGGTGCGGCGCAGCATGAATGGGCGCAGGGCTTTCGACAGCAGCGCCAGATCGGCGGCGGGTTCGTGAGCATCTTCCGGCGTGCCGTTGGCGCGGCGACCGCGGCGGCTGGAGGAGAAGCTTTCATGCAGCTTCTGATTTTGGCCGAGCATTCCCGGGTTGAGAAATTCGAATAGCGACCACAGTTCGCCCAAATGGTTTTCGACGGGAGTGCCGGTCATGGCCAGCCGCCGCCGCGATTGCAGGAGCCGGCAGGCCTTGGCCGATTGCGACGAAGCGTTCTTGATCGCCTGGGCCTCGTCGAGAATCGCGTAGTCGAAGTGCAGGTCGCTGAATTTAGCGATGTCGCGCCGCAAGGTGCCGTAGGTGGTGACAACGAGATCGTGCTCGTGCAATCGATCGAGATTGGAATGCCGCTCCGTGCCGATGTATCGGAGCACGCGCAAACCGGGGACGAATCGCTTGGCCTCTTCGATCCAATTGAAGATGAGACTCCGCGGGACGACCGCCAGCGACGGAGCGGTCGCGGCCTCCGCGGCGCTTGGGGTGCCGGCTGCGCTCGTCGACCCGGCCGCGCTCGTCGACCCGGCCGCGCCGTGGGCTGCTGCGTCGCCGTGTGCCGAGCGCTGTTGGCGGCGTTCTTCGAGCAGTGCCAAAACCTGGATCGTTTTGCCCAAGCCCATGTCGTCGGCGAGACAGCCTCCGAATGCGAAATCGTCGAGAAAATGTAGCCAGCCGAGCCCCTCGCGCTGATAGGGCCGCAGCTCGCCGGTGAACGACGGCGGCTCGACACGCGGCGTGATGCCCTCGAAGGAATGCAATCGCTCGCGAAGTTGGCCGAATTTCTCATCGACGGAAATCCGTTGCGACTGCTGCGCCGCGAGCAGGGCGTCGATCAGCGCGGCCTGCGAGGGCAAAAACCGAACCCGGTCTCCCTCGCTATGGCCGAGCTCGACCAGATTTCCGAACTTCGCCAGCCATTCGGCGGGAAGCATGCCTTGCGAGCCGTCGTCGAGCTGGACGAACTGCTCCCCCCGGCGCAAGGCGGCAAGCAGCTTTGGCAGGCTCGCGCTGACGCCGCCGAAATCGCACGAGCCCCGCAGGTCGAACCAGTCGACCTGGCTCTCGACGTGCAGCGAGAGTTGGCCGGGCTGCCGGAACACGCTGCCTTCCGCTTCGATCCTCCAGCCGGCCGCCACCAATTGCCGCACCAGCGCCGGCATTTTGGCCGGCTTCAACGAAAATTGCCCTTTCTCGTCTGGCGCGCGATATTTCTCGAGCGTCGCGCCGGCGGCCAAGAGTTGGTCCCGGGCTTGGCCTTCCGCGGCAAGATCGCGGCGAAGCGCCCGCCGCGCGCTCGGCTCGTACCATGCCGCCGGTCCGGCGCCCCATGCCGCCGAGCGCTCGCCGTAGTCGAACTCGAGCAGGCAATTCAAATCGTTCTGCCAATTTCGCTTCGACTTCGCGATGGTCAACTGCGGACACGCGGTTGGGCTGACCTCTTCCCACTTCAATTCGCTCGGCCATTCGACTGCCGGCAAGCTCGGCAATTCGGCCATCGTCGTCACGAACTCTTCCTGTTGCTTGAGGGGCACCAGCCAAGGCCCCGCCTCTTGCAGGGTTTGCATCCAATGAAATCCGCCGGCCGGATCGAACCGGGCCATGCGATCGGCGAACACGACAATGCCCGTGTTTAGCAACAGCAACGGGCGGCTCAGTTCTTCCACTTCCGCGCCGCGCACCAGCTTGCCCTCCAATTGCCATTGTTTTCCGTCGTCGGTCTTGGAGACGAGCAATCGGAACTGCCAAGCCGGTCCGTCGTCCCATGCCAATGTCCTGACGGCGTCGCTCTTCGGCCAGTCTTCCGGAGGCAACCAGCCGAATCGGCCCGACGCACACAATCGGGGCAAGACGATCTCGGCCATCGCCGGCGCGATGGCAAATTCGCCGTAGGTGGAATAATCCTCGTAGATGGAGAGCGAAATCGAGAACGAGTCGTGCTGGTTGCCCACCAACAATTCCAGCAGCGCGCGGTCTACCGGCGACTCGGCTCGAGCGATGTCGAGGCGATCGATCCGAGCTTCTTTGAGCTTTCCGGGTTGGCCGTTCTTTTTCATCGTGCGTGCCGCGAGAATTACGCAAGTCGAGCCGTTCGCGCGAGACGCGACCAGATCGAGCAAATACCAGAATTGCCGCGGTTTGGCGGCGGAACGGCCTCGAACGGCATCTGGCGCGGCGGACGCTTGTTGACGGGCGTTCAACAGCGACAGTTGTCTCTTCCAGGGGGGCGGCAGGGGCTGGTTTGCCTTGCTCGTCCGGTGGGCAGATCGAGCAACGACCGACGAACCGGGACTATTTCCGTCGTCCGCCGCATCGGGTCCTTCCCACACGACGCCGTCGAGCTCGTCTTCGACGAATTGGCCGTCGATCGAATCGTCCTGCTCGTCGAACCCGTCGGGTGATCGCAGACCGATATCCGCACCTTCCAGATCGAGTTGCTGGTCGCCCGGCACCAGCTCGCCGAAGCCGCGTGCGTCGGCTTCCATGATCGCGGCAACAAGGTGCTTGCAACTCCCCATTTCCTCGAACCGCGGGCAGGTGCATTCGGCTAGGATGTAGCCGTCAAGCGCTTCGGGCCAAGCGATCCGAACGCGATAGGGAGATTTGCGCGAGCCTTCCACCCTCGCTTCAAGAGCTTCGAGACCGGCCCCTACGATGTTGGCAAAGCCGTTGCGGAAGTATTCCGTTCCGCTCTTCCGATCATGGCTGTCGAACTCACCTATAAGACGGCTCCAAAGCGTCGGTCGTTGCATGAAACGATCCTTGTCTGCTAGCAATGCTAAATGCGGCCGCGCTCGTTCGGGCCGATGGTGCCCTTTCCCGCAATTCTCAGAATTCTATCCTCAAAACACCGACGGAAAACCCATCGCTCGGCGCCACGCGGAGAGTTGGCCGAGATGGGTTGCAAAGTGCGAGGTCATCAGGCCCAGCACCATCGCGCCCACGGTGGGAAAGCGGTTGCGCATCGGCTCGGGCGTGGGTTGGGCCAACGCTTCCGCGGTGGCGTTCGCCGCCGCATCGCCGAGGCGGCCGTGGGCTTCTTCGAACGCCTTCAGCAATTCGGCCTTCGACGGATAACGGCTCCGATCCGTCGACGGCTTCGCACCCATGCCGAACAGTTCCTTCCATTCCGCGCTTGCCGCCGGGCCAGGCGGTTGGCCCGAGAGCGCCGCAGCCCGGCTATCGTGCGCCCATGCCAGATGCCCAAGCAGAAACGCCGGATGGTTCATCACCTGCCCAGGCGCCGGCTCGGCACACAGCTTCTCATCCGGCACGTCGGCCACAAGCTTCTGTGCATAGCCGAGCATCATGTTGTAGGTCGGGCGGGCAAGTTCGAAAACGTCGGGCATGGGACGGCTCCTTAGCGGCTAATGGGCGGACGACTGCGCGAATCCAAGGGGGTCGGGCACATTTTTCGGCTTTCCGGCCGATCGGCGTCGCAAGCCGAAAAATGAGCCAGACCCCGGCTCGCCGCTATTCTAACGCGAGAAGAGCCGTACCAACCAGAGGATCAAGCTGACGGCCACACTGAGCAAGATGCAAGTCGTTAAGGGGAAGTAAAACTTCGTGTTGCCCCGGTCGATGTGGATATCGCCCGGCAGATGACCGAGCCAAGGAATCGACGGGCCGAAGAGCCAAATCGCGCCGATCGCGGCCAGCGCCAAGCCGCCGACGATCAACATCCAGCCGAAGTTCGGTGCGGTGTTCATATGGCGGCGATCGTGTGAAACGCGACGTGGCACACCCATCACTAGCAGCAGTTTCAGAATCGCTGGGGACCGTCCCCCGTTTGCGTAGCAGAACCGCCGGGGACTGTCCCCGTTTTGCGTAGGTTTTCGGAGAAAAACGGGGACTGTCGCCTTCCGCCTTGCGGTTTCGAAACTGTCAAACTGCTTCTAGTCGTCGCCCGCTCCCGGTTCGACGGGTGTTTTGCCGATGCAGTGGTAGGTGAACCCGCTCGCTTGCATCTCCACTGGATTATAGAGATTGCGGCCATCGAAGATCACGGGCGCTCGCATGCGGCGATGCATCTCGTCGAAATCCGGGCGGCGGAATTCACCCCACTCGGTGACGATCGCCAGTGCATCGGCGCCGTCGAGTGCATCCATGGGCAACTTGCAGTATTGCAGGCGGTCGCCATACGTTCGCCGCACGTTGTCCATCGCCACGGGATCGTGAACGCGCAGCTTTGCTCCGAGCGCCAGCAATCGGTCGAGGAGCGACAGTGCCGGCGCGTCGCGGATGTCGTCGGTGCGAGGCTTGAAGGCCAGTCCCCAGATGGCGACGGTGCGGCCGCTCAATTTGCCGCCGAAATGCTTTTCAATTTTTTGGCCCAACACCATCTTTTGCCGCAGATTGACGTCATGCACCGCCTCCAATAGCTGGGGCTGAATGCCGAGGTCGCGGGCCATTGCCACCAGCGCTTGCACGTCTTTGGGAAAGCAGCTTCCGCCATAGCCGACGCCCGGGAACAGAAACGAGAAGCCGATCCGATTATCGTGCCCGATGCCGCGCCGCACGTCGTCGATATCGGCCGCCATCCGCTCGCAGAGATTGGCCACTTCGTTGATGAAACTGATTTTGGTGGCCAAGAGGGCATTGGCGACGTACTTGGTCATTTCCGCGCTTTCGGGCGACATCACCAGAAACGGCTTTTCGGTTCGCAGAAACGGGGCGTAAAGACTATACAGCGCGTTAGCCACTTCCTGCCGTCGCACACCGACGACCACCCGATCCGGCTTCATGAAGTCGTCGATCGCGGCCCCTTCCTTCAGGAACTCGGGATTGCTCGCCACGTCGCATTCGCGGCCCGTCAATTCGCGAAGCCGATCGCGCAAGCGGGCGTTGGTGCCGACCGGCACGGTGCTTTTGGTCACCACGATCGACTGCGGCGAAAGATGCGCGGCAAGCTGCTCGATCACCCGCCACAAGCTGGTCAGATCGGCCGAGCCGTCGGCGGTCGGCGGAGTGCCGACGGCGAGAAAAATCAGCCGGCAATCTTTCGATCCAAGGGCGGCGTCGGTGGAAAAACTCAAACGCTTGGCTTGCGAATTGCGCACCACCAGCTCGGTCAGCCCCGGCTCGTAGATCGGCACTTCGCCGCGCCGGAGCTGGGCGATCTTTCGCTCGTCGATATCGATGCAGGTGACGTCGTTGCCGCTTTCGGCGAAACAGGTGCCCGTCACCAGGCCAACGTAACCCGTGCCAATAACCGCGATCTTCATGCAGGACCTACCATCCGGATGGATTCATGGAGGGGTTTGAGAACACGGAGCCCTCTGGCACGAAGCAAAATGAAGACCACCCGGCAACGCGATGCGGCTCGCTTGCGGTTTTGCGCGTCAAGACATTCAGCGCGACCGCCACTACGCATCACCGTTCCCGGACGCATCGCCGTTTTCGGGCACATCGGCATTGATTCCGCCCGCTTCGTCTTGCGGAGCAGCGATCGGCGGATTTTCGGCGGCGGCTTCGGCCGCTTCTTCGCGGGGAACACGCACGATCGCCGCGAGCGAATCGTCGTCGTCCAGGCTCATGATCCGCACACCTTGCGTATTGCGCCCGATGGTGCTGATCTCCCGGGCCGCGATCCGTTGGATCTTGCCGCGAGCGGTCATCATCAGCAGTTCGTCGTCGTCGTGCACGGCGGCGATCCCGATCACTGGACCATTGCGATCGGTCGTCTTGATGTCGCGCAGCCCTTTGCCGCCGCGGCGCTGCGCGCGATAGCGATGCTGCGACGATGCGTCGTCGGCCGAATCGTCCTCGTCGCCGCCCATCTCGGCAGCCGCTTCACTCGGTTGCTCTTCGGCGGCTTCGCTGGCTTCTTCGTCAGCGGCCGGGCCGCCCGCCGCACCCGGGCTCTCTTCGCCGACAGCGACCGCAACGGGCGTATTCGGGCCGAAGAGCGTCCGCTTGCCATAGCCGTGCAAACAGGCCGTCAGCAGCGTGGCTTCCGGCTCGGCCACGACCATGCCCACGAGCCGGTCGTCGGCGCGGAGGCCGATGCCTTTGACGCCGCTGGTGTTGCGGCCCATCGGCCGGGCGTCGGATTCGTGGAAGCGAATCGCCATGCCGTCGGCGGTGGAAAGAACCACTTCGTCGCCCGGTTTAGTCACGACGACATCGATCAATTCATCGTCGTCTTTGAGCTTGATGGCGATGATTCCGCCCTTGAGCGGCCGGCTATATTGTTCGAGCGGAGTTTTCTTCACGAGGCCCTTGCGCGTGGCCATCATGAGAAAATATCCGGTATTAAAATCGCGCACGGCGCGGCAATCGGCGATCCGCTCTCCCTCGGCGAAATTCAGCAAATTCACCACTGCCCGGCCGCGGCTTTCGCGGCTCAATTGCGGCAGATCGTAGACCTTTTGCCAATACACTTTGCCCCGATTGGTGAAAAACAACAGATAATCGTGCGTGCTGGCGACGAACAGGTGGGCGATCGGATCTTCGTCTTCCGTCTTGGCGCCGGTAAGGCCTTTGCCGCCGCGGCGCTGGGCCCGATAGACGCTCGATGCCGTGCGCTTGATGTAGCCGTTGTGGCTGATCGACACGACCATCGTCTCTTCGGCGATCAGGTCTTCCATGTCGACATGGCCGATTTCCTCGCCGCTGATTTCGGTGCGGCGCGGATTGGCAAATCGTTTGCGCATCTCCAGCACATCGGCTCGGATCATGTCGCGGATGTGCCGGTCGTCGGAGAGAATGTGCAGGTATTCGCCGATTTCGCTTAGGAGCTTGCGATATTCGTCGGCCAGCTTTTCCTGCTCGAGATTCACCAACTGGCCGAGCGTCATGCGGAGAATCGCTTCGGCCTGCACGGCGGTGAGCGAATAGCTTTCGGCATCGCCGCGCTCGGCCAAGAACGCTTCGAAGCCCGTCTCGCCAAGCGCGCGGGCCATCAGCGCCTTGGGGCACTGAATTTCCATCAATCGCGATTTGGCTTCCGCCGTGGTGCTCGACGAACGAATGACGCGGATCACTTCGTCGATATTGGCATGCGCCAGCAGCAGCCCTTCGACGACGTGTTTTCTTTGCCGCGCTTTGTTCAACAAGAATTGCGTTCGCCGCCGGATGACTTGCACGCGATGGCGCAAGAATTCCTCCAGCATTCCCTTGAACGTCAGGACGCGGGGCTTGCCGTCGACCAGGGCCAGGAAAATCAGCGAGAACGAATCTTGCAGCGGCGAAAACTGATAGAGCTGATTGAGCACGATCTCGGGATCGGCGTCGCGCTTCAGTTCGAGAATGATCCGCACCGGCTCTTCCAGATCGCTTTCGTCGCGGATATTGGAAATCCCTTTGACGCGATCTTCGTTCACCAAATCGGCGATCCGCTTGACGATCGGATCGCGCGACTGCTGAAACGGAATCTCGCTGACCACGATCCGAAAGCGGTTCTTGCCATGCTCTTCGATGCGCGTGCGAGCTCGAACGGGAATCGTGGCCCGGCCGGTGAGATAGCCGCGGCGAATGCCGGCCCGGCTGAGAATGATGCCGCCGGTGGGAAAATCCGGCCCCGGCACGATCTGCAATAGTTCGTCGCCCGACAGATCGGGCTTGTCGATCAGCGCCACCAGCGCGTCGCACACCTCGCCCAAGTTGTGCGGCGGGATCGACGTGGCCATGCCGACCGCGATGCCATTCGCCCCGTTCACGAGCAGGTTTGGAAACTTCGCCGGCAGCACGGTCGGCTCGAGCCGCTTTTCGTCGTAGGTCGGAATGAAATCGACGGTGTCCAGGTCGAGATCTTCCAACAGCATGGCGGCCGGCGCCGACATCCGAGCCTCGGTATACCGCATGGCGGCCGGCGGCATTCCGGCGATCGAGCCCCAATTGCCTTGCTTGTCGATGAGCACATGGCGCATGTTCCATTCCTGGGCCATGCGCACAAGCGTCGGATAGATCACCGCCTCGCCGTGGGGA carries:
- a CDS encoding UDP-glucose/GDP-mannose dehydrogenase family protein, whose translation is MKIAVIGTGYVGLVTGTCFAESGNDVTCIDIDERKIAQLRRGEVPIYEPGLTELVVRNSQAKRLSFSTDAALGSKDCRLIFLAVGTPPTADGSADLTSLWRVIEQLAAHLSPQSIVVTKSTVPVGTNARLRDRLRELTGRECDVASNPEFLKEGAAIDDFMKPDRVVVGVRRQEVANALYSLYAPFLRTEKPFLVMSPESAEMTKYVANALLATKISFINEVANLCERMAADIDDVRRGIGHDNRIGFSFLFPGVGYGGSCFPKDVQALVAMARDLGIQPQLLEAVHDVNLRQKMVLGQKIEKHFGGKLSGRTVAIWGLAFKPRTDDIRDAPALSLLDRLLALGAKLRVHDPVAMDNVRRTYGDRLQYCKLPMDALDGADALAIVTEWGEFRRPDFDEMHRRMRAPVIFDGRNLYNPVEMQASGFTYHCIGKTPVEPGAGDD
- a CDS encoding DinB family protein; its protein translation is MPDVFELARPTYNMMLGYAQKLVADVPDEKLCAEPAPGQVMNHPAFLLGHLAWAHDSRAAALSGQPPGPAASAEWKELFGMGAKPSTDRSRYPSKAELLKAFEEAHGRLGDAAANATAEALAQPTPEPMRNRFPTVGAMVLGLMTSHFATHLGQLSAWRRAMGFPSVF
- a CDS encoding DUF2905 domain-containing protein, encoding MNTAPNFGWMLIVGGLALAAIGAIWLFGPSIPWLGHLPGDIHIDRGNTKFYFPLTTCILLSVAVSLILWLVRLFSR
- a CDS encoding SNF2-related protein: MQRPTLWSRLIGEFDSHDRKSGTEYFRNGFANIVGAGLEALEARVEGSRKSPYRVRIAWPEALDGYILAECTCPRFEEMGSCKHLVAAIMEADARGFGELVPGDQQLDLEGADIGLRSPDGFDEQDDSIDGQFVEDELDGVVWEGPDAADDGNSPGSSVVARSAHRTSKANQPLPPPWKRQLSLLNARQQASAAPDAVRGRSAAKPRQFWYLLDLVASRANGSTCVILAARTMKKNGQPGKLKEARIDRLDIARAESPVDRALLELLVGNQHDSFSISLSIYEDYSTYGEFAIAPAMAEIVLPRLCASGRFGWLPPEDWPKSDAVRTLAWDDGPAWQFRLLVSKTDDGKQWQLEGKLVRGAEVEELSRPLLLLNTGIVVFADRMARFDPAGGFHWMQTLQEAGPWLVPLKQQEEFVTTMAELPSLPAVEWPSELKWEEVSPTACPQLTIAKSKRNWQNDLNCLLEFDYGERSAAWGAGPAAWYEPSARRALRRDLAAEGQARDQLLAAGATLEKYRAPDEKGQFSLKPAKMPALVRQLVAAGWRIEAEGSVFRQPGQLSLHVESQVDWFDLRGSCDFGGVSASLPKLLAALRRGEQFVQLDDGSQGMLPAEWLAKFGNLVELGHSEGDRVRFLPSQAALIDALLAAQQSQRISVDEKFGQLRERLHSFEGITPRVEPPSFTGELRPYQREGLGWLHFLDDFAFGGCLADDMGLGKTIQVLALLEERRQQRSAHGDAAAHGAAGSTSAAGSTSAAGTPSAAEAATAPSLAVVPRSLIFNWIEEAKRFVPGLRVLRYIGTERHSNLDRLHEHDLVVTTYGTLRRDIAKFSDLHFDYAILDEAQAIKNASSQSAKACRLLQSRRRLAMTGTPVENHLGELWSLFEFLNPGMLGQNQKLHESFSSSRRGRRANGTPEDAHEPAADLALLSKALRPFMLRRTKQQVLSELPAKTEQTLLCELDGPERKMYDELRDHYRQSLLERVKQVGVNKSKIHVLEALLRLRQAACHPGLLDKKLATAGSSKLDTLLERLSEVIAEGHKALVFSQFTSLLAIVRRQLDARKIVYEYLDGKTAKRQERVERFQTDPDCPLFLISLKAGGQGLNLTAADYVFILDPWWNPAVEAQAVDRAHRIGQERNVFAYRLIARDTVEEKIVQLQNKKRDLADAIISADNSPLRNLTAEDLQLLLG
- the gyrA gene encoding DNA gyrase subunit A — encoded protein: MTGKVVDLPIEQELKDSYLTYAMSVIVSRALPDVRDGLKPSQRRILAAMNDLRLTPGAARVKCAKICGDTSGNYHPHGEAVIYPTLVRMAQEWNMRHVLIDKQGNWGSIAGMPPAAMRYTEARMSAPAAMLLEDLDLDTVDFIPTYDEKRLEPTVLPAKFPNLLVNGANGIAVGMATSIPPHNLGEVCDALVALIDKPDLSGDELLQIVPGPDFPTGGIILSRAGIRRGYLTGRATIPVRARTRIEEHGKNRFRIVVSEIPFQQSRDPIVKRIADLVNEDRVKGISNIRDESDLEEPVRIILELKRDADPEIVLNQLYQFSPLQDSFSLIFLALVDGKPRVLTFKGMLEEFLRHRVQVIRRRTQFLLNKARQRKHVVEGLLLAHANIDEVIRVIRSSSTTAEAKSRLMEIQCPKALMARALGETGFEAFLAERGDAESYSLTAVQAEAILRMTLGQLVNLEQEKLADEYRKLLSEIGEYLHILSDDRHIRDMIRADVLEMRKRFANPRRTEISGEEIGHVDMEDLIAEETMVVSISHNGYIKRTASSVYRAQRRGGKGLTGAKTEDEDPIAHLFVASTHDYLLFFTNRGKVYWQKVYDLPQLSRESRGRAVVNLLNFAEGERIADCRAVRDFNTGYFLMMATRKGLVKKTPLEQYSRPLKGGIIAIKLKDDDELIDVVVTKPGDEVVLSTADGMAIRFHESDARPMGRNTSGVKGIGLRADDRLVGMVVAEPEATLLTACLHGYGKRTLFGPNTPVAVAVGEESPGAAGGPAADEEASEAAEEQPSEAAAEMGGDEDDSADDASSQHRYRAQRRGGKGLRDIKTTDRNGPVIGIAAVHDDDELLMMTARGKIQRIAAREISTIGRNTQGVRIMSLDDDDSLAAIVRVPREEAAEAAAENPPIAAPQDEAGGINADVPENGDASGNGDA